Part of the bacterium genome, CGTTCCTCAGGTCCCAGGTTACAGTTTCCTGGTTGCCCGTAGCAATACCATTGAACGTGCTGATCCTGCGGCCCATGTTGTCATAGATGTTCAGCGTGTAGGAAAGACCC contains:
- a CDS encoding T9SS type A sorting domain-containing protein is translated as GLSYTLNIYDNMGRRISTFNGIATGNQETVTWDLRNDTGARVTSGVYFYRFDSARLKTSGKIVVK